In Lacrimispora indolis DSM 755, a genomic segment contains:
- a CDS encoding menaquinone biosynthesis decarboxylase: MSYRGLQDFIHKLEERGELIRVTEKVSPLLEITEITDRVCKEENSGNKALLFEHVEGSPYPVLMNAFGTDSRMALSLGADKLDDIAADIGAYLDFSNYSSILKLVSFAPRLLRLLCCFPLRSKFHLKRPSCQQVIERDPDLSQLPVLQCWPLDGGRFFTLPLVFTKYPDTKLQNIGMYRMQVLDSRTTAMHWQKHKDGAGIYEAYRKKGCPMPVSVALGGDPAVTYASTAPLPPRLDEMMLAGFLKKWPVKMVKCITNDLYVPEDAEFVLEGYVDPQEDLVWEGPFGDHTGYYSLADWYPKFHVTTITHKKHPVYPATVVGKPPMEDCYMAKATERIFLPILKMTISELLDIHLPFEGVFHNCAVVSVKHSYPGAARTVMNAIWGMGQMRSAKMIVAVDETIDPQDTAAVWQEVLRYADPKEDFVVSKGPLDALDHSSDYPLYGGRLGIDATRRGKEAFTEGSLEVVPVRKEQPWDGRRKALAMLEEKNASLILVVDEDVDPADHSTVMWRVFNNIDVARDMFIDGRRAAFDATRKRLEEGLTRPWPEDIMMTDEIKKKVSEKWSTYGMDHWKNSK, translated from the coding sequence ATGTCATATAGAGGACTGCAGGATTTTATTCATAAATTGGAAGAGAGAGGGGAGCTGATCCGGGTAACCGAGAAAGTATCCCCTCTCCTGGAAATAACGGAGATCACAGACAGAGTCTGCAAGGAGGAAAATTCCGGCAACAAGGCGCTTTTGTTTGAACATGTGGAGGGTTCCCCCTATCCGGTGCTGATGAATGCCTTTGGCACAGACAGCAGAATGGCTCTTTCTCTTGGAGCGGACAAGCTGGACGATATCGCGGCAGACATTGGAGCCTATCTGGACTTTAGCAATTATTCATCTATTTTAAAGCTGGTCTCCTTTGCTCCCAGGCTGCTGCGCCTGTTGTGCTGTTTTCCTCTCCGGAGCAAATTTCATTTAAAACGGCCAAGCTGCCAGCAGGTGATCGAGAGAGACCCGGACTTAAGCCAGCTGCCGGTTTTGCAGTGCTGGCCTCTTGACGGAGGACGTTTCTTCACCCTTCCCCTTGTCTTTACAAAATATCCTGATACAAAGCTCCAGAACATAGGCATGTACCGGATGCAGGTACTGGATTCCAGGACAACTGCCATGCACTGGCAAAAGCATAAGGACGGAGCCGGCATTTACGAAGCTTACCGGAAAAAGGGCTGTCCAATGCCCGTATCGGTTGCTCTTGGAGGCGATCCGGCCGTCACCTACGCTTCCACTGCTCCCCTTCCTCCCAGGTTAGATGAGATGATGCTGGCCGGATTTCTTAAGAAATGGCCTGTAAAAATGGTAAAATGCATCACCAACGATCTCTATGTACCGGAGGATGCGGAATTTGTACTGGAAGGGTATGTGGACCCTCAGGAAGATCTGGTCTGGGAAGGGCCATTCGGAGACCATACCGGATATTATTCCCTGGCAGACTGGTATCCGAAATTCCATGTCACAACCATCACCCATAAAAAGCATCCGGTCTATCCCGCCACCGTAGTTGGAAAACCTCCCATGGAAGACTGCTACATGGCAAAGGCTACGGAACGGATATTCCTTCCCATTTTAAAAATGACGATTTCAGAGCTGCTGGATATCCACCTGCCCTTTGAAGGAGTTTTCCATAACTGCGCGGTGGTATCAGTAAAGCATTCCTATCCGGGAGCCGCCAGAACCGTTATGAACGCCATCTGGGGAATGGGACAGATGAGATCCGCCAAGATGATCGTTGCGGTTGACGAAACCATAGATCCCCAGGATACGGCCGCAGTCTGGCAGGAAGTCTTACGCTATGCCGATCCAAAGGAAGATTTTGTGGTCAGCAAGGGACCGTTGGATGCCCTGGATCACTCTTCCGATTATCCCTTGTATGGAGGACGGCTTGGCATAGATGCCACCAGAAGGGGAAAGGAAGCATTCACAGAAGGCTCCCTTGAAGTCGTGCCTGTACGCAAGGAACAGCCCTGGGACGGCAGGCGAAAAGCCCTTGCAATGCTGGAGGAGAAAAACGCCTCCCTCATCCTGGTTGTGGATGAGGATGTAGACCCCGCCGATCATTCCACGGTCATGTGGCGTGTATTCAATAACATTGATGTTGCCAGAGATATGTTCATTGATGGCAGGCGGGCAGCTTTTGATGCCACGAGAAAGCGTCTGGAAGAAGGGCTTACCCGTCCCTGGCCGGAGGATATTATGATGACGGATGAGATTAAAAAAAAGGTATCAGAGAAATGGAGTACTTATGGGATGGATCATTGGAAAAATAGTAAATAA
- a CDS encoding FAD:protein FMN transferase, whose protein sequence is MQSKKAVKFIIIAGTLAALTMAAVNTAAIGAKKEQRFHAEFLNLFDTVTQIVGYAKNKEEFTQIATDVHDQLETYHKLYDIYNDYEGIANIKTINDNAGKGPVKVDQKIIDMLKRAEEAYEKTDGTVNVAMGSVLSIWHDYRTWGIDDPETAKIPPMEELKAAALHTDFSKVIIDEAASTVYLEDPDMRLDVGAIAKGYATEQAAEFLESKGVGHVLLSVGGNIRAIGKRADGKPWKLDIQNPDTDSEKTAIDTLALDGLSLVSSGDYERFYMVDGVKYHHIIDPATLMPAAYFRAVSIVCRDSGWGDALSTAVFNMPYERGLALVESMEGVEAMWVMPDESIRTSSGYEAYRSHDN, encoded by the coding sequence ATGCAAAGTAAAAAAGCAGTAAAATTTATTATAATTGCCGGAACTCTGGCAGCGCTTACTATGGCGGCGGTTAATACCGCCGCCATAGGAGCGAAAAAGGAGCAAAGATTCCATGCCGAATTTTTGAATCTCTTTGATACCGTTACCCAGATCGTGGGATATGCAAAAAATAAAGAGGAATTCACCCAAATAGCTACGGACGTTCATGACCAGCTGGAAACGTACCACAAGCTGTATGATATCTATAACGATTACGAAGGAATTGCCAATATTAAGACCATCAATGACAATGCCGGCAAAGGCCCTGTGAAGGTGGACCAGAAGATCATTGATATGCTGAAGCGGGCAGAAGAAGCCTATGAAAAAACAGATGGAACGGTGAATGTTGCCATGGGAAGTGTCCTGTCCATCTGGCACGACTACCGTACCTGGGGCATCGATGATCCGGAAACCGCCAAGATCCCTCCTATGGAAGAGCTGAAAGCGGCGGCCCTACATACGGATTTTTCAAAAGTCATCATAGATGAAGCAGCCTCCACCGTATATCTGGAGGATCCTGATATGAGGCTGGATGTGGGGGCCATCGCAAAAGGTTACGCCACGGAGCAGGCGGCGGAATTCCTGGAGTCAAAGGGTGTCGGCCATGTCCTTCTCAGCGTAGGAGGCAATATCCGCGCCATAGGGAAGCGGGCAGACGGGAAACCATGGAAGCTGGACATTCAAAACCCGGATACTGACAGTGAAAAAACCGCCATCGATACCTTGGCCTTAGACGGACTTTCCCTTGTCAGCAGCGGTGATTATGAAAGATTCTATATGGTAGATGGAGTGAAGTACCACCATATCATTGATCCTGCTACATTGATGCCTGCCGCATACTTTCGGGCAGTTTCCATTGTGTGCAGGGATTCCGGCTGGGGAGACGCTCTTTCCACTGCCGTATTTAATATGCCTTATGAAAGAGGACTTGCCCTGGTTGAAAGCATGGAGGGTGTGGAAGCAATGTGGGTCATGCCGGATGAAAGCATACGGACCAGCAGCGGATATGAGGCATACCGCAGCCATGACAACTAG
- a CDS encoding polyprenyl synthetase family protein, which yields MTNRELLEDAGKLRYEFEEAFELMALAVEKHLSSAPPVIRNYTAHLAKSTGKFIRAYGLMACSMDEEDKVPAEAVSLASAVELLHLATLVHDDVIDDADTRRGIETLQKRFGKKAAVICGDYLLSLALKLAASIPERNEYNALDMPNYLCRICMGELRQEINNGNLDLSVYRYLSIIKGKTAALFEASFHGGAMLSTKDVRKLRMYRKAGNDVGMIFQLMDDCIDYEMEETEAKKNVRSDYEEGVVTLPLIHAMKQDENFLGQVKNGLVSAKELYDKVLEAGGTAYTKTVAGRYYAKASNTIGNLELSEAKKARIMTVVDKSYYGIKK from the coding sequence ATGACTAATAGAGAATTGTTGGAGGATGCCGGCAAACTGCGGTATGAGTTTGAAGAAGCTTTTGAATTGATGGCATTAGCTGTGGAAAAGCATTTATCTTCAGCACCTCCTGTCATCAGGAATTATACGGCTCATCTGGCTAAATCCACCGGCAAATTCATCCGTGCTTACGGGCTGATGGCCTGCTCCATGGATGAGGAGGATAAAGTCCCGGCTGAAGCCGTCTCTCTGGCATCTGCGGTAGAACTGCTGCACCTGGCTACGTTAGTTCATGATGATGTGATTGATGACGCTGATACAAGGCGGGGAATCGAAACACTTCAAAAGAGATTTGGAAAAAAAGCGGCAGTCATCTGCGGAGACTATTTATTGTCTCTGGCCCTTAAGCTGGCGGCTTCCATCCCTGAGAGAAATGAATATAACGCTTTGGATATGCCCAATTACCTGTGCAGGATCTGCATGGGCGAGCTTCGTCAGGAAATTAACAATGGGAACCTGGATTTATCGGTTTACCGCTACTTAAGCATCATCAAAGGAAAGACAGCAGCACTTTTTGAAGCCTCCTTTCACGGAGGCGCCATGCTGTCCACAAAGGATGTGAGAAAGCTTCGCATGTACCGGAAGGCCGGGAACGATGTGGGCATGATCTTCCAGCTCATGGATGACTGCATTGATTATGAGATGGAGGAAACGGAAGCAAAGAAAAATGTCCGATCTGATTATGAAGAAGGAGTTGTCACCCTCCCTCTCATCCATGCCATGAAACAGGATGAAAACTTTTTAGGACAGGTGAAAAACGGTCTGGTCTCAGCCAAGGAACTTTATGATAAAGTTTTAGAAGCAGGCGGAACCGCTTATACAAAGACCGTAGCCGGCAGATACTATGCGAAAGCTTCAAACACCATCGGGAATCTGGAATTATCCGAGGCAAAAAAGGCCAGGATCATGACCGTGGTGGATAAATCTTATTATGGTATTAAAAAATAA
- a CDS encoding NAD(P)/FAD-dependent oxidoreductase, whose protein sequence is MKKIVVLGAGYAGILTAKKLEKKFRKMKMDNEVSISIIDRHPFHTMLTELHEVAAGRVEEDSIRISLKKVFAGRNVEIITDTISQISVEEKKLKGSQGEYDYDYLILAAGSKPTFFGVEGAEEYSYKLWSYEDAMLLKERIQQVFRKAACEPDEAEKRRLLTFYVVGAGFTGVEMAGELAEYVPFLCEEYEIDPSLVSMFDVDILSRTVPILPEKLSGKVERRLEKMGVKVMMETGVTAIGEDYIELNQNGRKNRYPAGTVIWTAGIESADITGEAAKILESVGRGRIQVDSYLRAKDHEEVYVVGDNMMYVPQGENEPVPQMVENCEQSAHTAAHNLVCALTGTGAMEEYKPSFHGVMVSVGGRYGVARVGLPNHMFNLCSFFAMLSKHFINVVYFIQVLGWNKVWSYVCHEFFTMRNCRSFLGGHFSNRTPSFLLAPLRVWLGAVWVFEGAMKIVEGWMGQPMLSGFFGGANQFFNSILAPYGITGIGGAAPSADAVSSATSAAADAVASATGAAADAVSSGVPVFSYHILGLIDATLVSSVGLSHATLSDYAFKLDFAPMNWFVNNVILPNGGLQLFMQRGIVIAEILIGLALMGGLFNFLSSAASLVLQFMFVCTTGLYLNTFWMIFAGIAVLIGGGRTLGLDYYAMPWLKKKWRKLPFIRKWYLYND, encoded by the coding sequence TTGAAGAAAATAGTAGTGCTGGGTGCCGGTTATGCCGGTATTTTAACTGCCAAAAAACTGGAAAAAAAGTTCCGCAAGATGAAAATGGACAATGAGGTAAGTATTTCCATCATTGACAGGCATCCATTCCATACCATGCTCACGGAGCTTCACGAGGTGGCCGCTGGAAGGGTGGAAGAAGACAGTATCCGCATCAGCTTGAAAAAAGTATTTGCAGGCAGGAATGTGGAGATCATCACAGACACCATCAGCCAGATTTCCGTTGAGGAGAAAAAACTGAAGGGAAGCCAGGGCGAATATGATTACGACTATCTGATCCTGGCCGCCGGCTCCAAACCCACCTTTTTCGGTGTGGAGGGCGCAGAGGAGTATTCTTATAAGCTTTGGTCCTATGAAGATGCTATGTTATTAAAAGAGCGGATCCAGCAGGTGTTCCGCAAAGCGGCCTGTGAGCCGGACGAGGCGGAAAAGCGCCGCCTTTTGACGTTCTACGTGGTAGGCGCCGGTTTTACCGGTGTGGAAATGGCTGGAGAACTGGCAGAATACGTGCCCTTCCTCTGTGAAGAGTATGAGATCGATCCGTCTCTTGTTTCCATGTTTGACGTGGATATTTTAAGCCGCACAGTGCCCATCCTTCCGGAGAAGCTGTCCGGCAAGGTAGAAAGACGCCTTGAGAAAATGGGCGTTAAGGTAATGATGGAAACCGGTGTGACCGCCATTGGCGAGGATTACATCGAGCTGAACCAGAACGGCAGGAAGAACCGTTATCCGGCAGGAACTGTAATCTGGACAGCAGGTATTGAAAGTGCGGACATCACCGGGGAAGCTGCAAAAATCCTGGAATCCGTGGGACGCGGAAGAATCCAGGTTGATTCTTACCTTCGGGCCAAGGATCATGAAGAGGTATATGTAGTCGGTGACAACATGATGTATGTGCCTCAGGGAGAGAATGAACCTGTTCCCCAGATGGTGGAAAACTGTGAGCAGAGCGCTCATACCGCCGCCCATAACCTGGTCTGCGCCTTGACTGGCACAGGAGCCATGGAGGAGTATAAACCATCCTTCCACGGCGTCATGGTCTCTGTAGGCGGCCGTTATGGAGTTGCACGGGTAGGACTTCCCAATCACATGTTTAACCTGTGTTCCTTCTTTGCCATGCTTTCCAAGCATTTTATCAATGTTGTTTACTTTATTCAGGTATTAGGCTGGAATAAGGTATGGAGTTATGTTTGCCACGAGTTCTTTACCATGAGAAACTGCAGAAGCTTCTTGGGAGGCCATTTCTCCAACAGAACCCCAAGCTTTTTGCTGGCGCCTCTGCGCGTATGGCTGGGAGCCGTATGGGTGTTTGAAGGCGCTATGAAGATTGTGGAAGGCTGGATGGGCCAGCCAATGCTGAGCGGATTCTTTGGAGGCGCCAATCAGTTCTTTAACAGCATCCTGGCTCCTTACGGAATCACGGGCATCGGAGGGGCAGCACCTTCGGCTGATGCAGTTTCCAGCGCAACTTCGGCTGCGGCTGACGCAGTAGCCAGTGCCACCGGAGCTGCGGCTGATGCAGTTTCCAGCGGTGTACCGGTTTTCTCCTATCATATATTGGGATTGATAGACGCTACCCTTGTCAGCTCCGTGGGCTTATCCCATGCCACTCTGTCTGATTATGCCTTTAAACTGGATTTTGCTCCCATGAACTGGTTTGTGAACAACGTGATCCTGCCTAACGGCGGACTGCAGCTGTTCATGCAGCGCGGTATCGTGATCGCGGAGATCCTGATCGGCCTTGCTTTGATGGGAGGTTTGTTCAACTTCCTTTCCTCTGCAGCCTCTCTGGTGCTTCAGTTCATGTTCGTCTGTACTACAGGCCTTTACTTAAATACGTTCTGGATGATTTTCGCCGGCATAGCAGTCTTAATCGGCGGCGGCAGAACCCTTGGCCTTGACTACTACGCAATGCCGTGGCTTAAGAAAAAATGGAGAAAACTTCCCTTTATAAGGAAGTGGTATTTATACAATGACTAA